The following are encoded in a window of Anopheles stephensi strain Indian chromosome X, UCI_ANSTEP_V1.0, whole genome shotgun sequence genomic DNA:
- the LOC118504080 gene encoding uncharacterized protein LOC118504080, whose translation MLAVLPSRMVLLLGAILLVWRIAGAYTDDPRPVNQPTAEASARQQQWSVRDAFELAQEREQVLAAQQSIASWRKSLHQHGRTKDVPEEVERGQEEDLQQPLRRRKKRADRNDLYGKEPPKEGVKNETLPIAVDPDDGDDSDASVVCYGPLGCFHETDHLPEMLPSSPAEVNTRFLVYTTTHRSEKPLIEFSYEELVVAGFGAAYWANGTNDTVSIPVSTGMSSSLLKTFGDLSNRTVRVIVHGFGANCGLVWIYEMRTALMAVENCTVICVDWENGAKLPNYVRAAANTRLVGRQLALLLRLLRTHNGLRLSRVHLIGFSLGSHVAGFAGAEFASGSSIPPLEPTVPSPDGANELVRRSTNDDTETTTGAQEATERPANTAGLWRITGLDPAGPLFEAQPPEVRLDAGDARYVDVIHSNGENLILGGLGSWQPMGTVDYYPNGGRVQHGCTNLFVGAVTDIIWAPPTTVEGRSLCNHRRAYKFFIDSVAPRCHFPAFPCESYDQFAAGECFDCGGSNGTSSACGHMGYYATSRDVGGFGQLYLRTRDEEPYCANQFRLRLRNAPDELPLRTVGRFELTLEGGDTGNGIEDGPGGGGGAPLLTFNETFHLDEAREDREFHAGQWLTTILVPHPALGHRPRALTITYRPYRGGWWQRSSVGKQLWRIGPILLTADDQRTYGSCATLTLQADVPVRIELQSILLHANDEGEDEDGTECRTAEELHQPPGTVPPSPPKSSIDELSVSPKHPGGHDHFSWTPVAISIPRHSSQPLHINEKRSFSDALPAGESGAGVEPPHLPPTAQTVQLFPSRLVSFFERAERYARRTWDALFSGNVSDATVPKMAPQDGDETTIASVVDLLLASPARPEANVPPVSSMITSPTTNPPSTPAPPTTPAITEPTVTEIRIALPTFRPLTRQADGSVGSGRQHYTRFIPLVYEESKPAELAGTVGAGGRKMAGRAR comes from the exons ATGTTAGCAGTCCTTCCATCCCGGATGGTGCTCCTGCTGGGTGCCATACTGCTGGTATGGCGCATCGCCGGAGCGTACACCGATGATCCGCGCCCCGTCAATCAACCTACGGCAGAGGCCTCTGCCCGCCAACAACAGTGGTCCGTGCGGGATGCGTTCGAGCTGGCCCAGGAACGCGAACAGGTACTGGCCGCCCAACAATCAATCGCCTCGTGGCGCAAAAGCTTACATCAACACGGTCGTACGAAGGATGTGCCGGAAGAGGTGGAGCGCGGTCAGGAGGAGGATCTGCAGCAACCTCTGCGACGGCGCAAGAAGCGAGCCGATCGGAACGATCTGTACGGGAAGGAACCACCGAAGGAGGGTGTTAAGAATGAAACCCTCCCGATAGCCGTAGATCCGGACGATGGTGACGACTCCGATGCGTCCGTGGTGTGTTACGGACCGCTCGGATGTTTCCACGAGACGGATCACCTGCCGGAGATGTTGCCTTCATCGCCGGCCGAGGTAAACACACGATTTCTCGTGTACACAACCACCCACCG GAGTGAAAAACCTCTCATCGAGTTCTCGTACGAGGAGTTGGTAGTGGCTGGATTTGGGGCAGCGTACTGGGCCAACGGTACCAACGATACCGTCTCCATCCCGGTGTCGACCGGAATGTCCTCCTCGCTGTTAAAAACGTTCGGCGATCTCAGCAATCGTACCGTGCGCGTTATCGTGCATGGCTTCGGTGCTAActgtggtttggtttggatCTACGAGATGCGCACTGCCCTGATGGCGGTG GAAAACTGCACCGTAATCTGCGTCGATTGGGAGAATGGTGCCAAACTGCCGAATTACGTGCGTGCCGCAGCCAACACGCGGCTGGTCGGTCGCCAATTAGCGCTGCTGTTGCGCTTGCTGCGCACGCACAACGGGCTACGACTGTCGCGCGTGCACCTGATCGGCTTTAGCCTCGGTTCGCACGTCGCTGGCTTTGCCGGGGCCGAGTTTGCTTCCGGCTCCAGTATACCACCGCTCGAACCGACCGTACCATCGCCGGACGGTGCGAACGAGCTGGTACGGCGCAGCACGAACGATGACACCGAGACGACCACCGGAGCGCAGGAGGCTACGGAACGGCCGGCCAATACGGCCGGCTTGTGGCGCATTACCGGGCTGGATCCGGCCGGTCCACTGTTCGAAGCACAGCCGCCCGAGGTACGGCTGGACGCAGGGGACGCCCGGTACGTCGATGTGATCCACTCGAACGGGGAAAATCTTATCCTCGGCGGGTTAGGGTCCTGGCAGCCGATGGGCACGGTCGACTACTACCCGAACGGGGGGCGGGTGCAGCACGGCTGCACCAATCTGTTTGTTGGCGCCGTCACGGACATCATCTGGG CACCACCGACAACGGTTGAAGGTCGTTCGCTGTGCAATCACCGGCGGGCGTACAAGTTCTTCATCGATTCCGTTGCGCCCCGCTGTCACTTTCCGGCGTTTCCCTGCGAAAGCTACGATCAGTTTGCGGCGGGCGAATGTTTCGACTGTGGCGGGAGCAACGGGACCAGCTCTGCCTGCGGCCATATGGGCTATTACGCGACCAGCCGGGACGTCGGCGGGTTCGGGCAGCTGTACCTGCGCACGCGGGACGAGGAACCGTACTGTGCGAACCAGTTCCGGTTGCGGTTGCGTAATGCGCCGGACGAGCTGCCGCTGCGTACGGTGGGTCGCTTCGAGCTAACGCTCGAGGGTGGTGATACGGGCAACGGGATCGAGGATGggccgggtggtggtggtggtgcaccgCTGCTCACCTTCAACGAGACGTTCCATCTGGATGAGGCACGAGAGGATCGCGAGTTTCATGCGGGCCAGTGGTTGACCACGATCCTGGTGCCACACCCGGCGCTCGGCCATCGACCACGGGCACTCACGATCACGTACCGGCCGTACCGTGGCGGTTGGTGGCAACGGTCCAGCGTTGGCAAGCAGCTGTGGCGCATCGGTCCGATTCTGCTGACGGCGGACGACCAGCGAACGTACGGTTCCTGCGCGACGCTTACCCTCCAGGCGGATGTCCCCGTGCGGATCGAGCTGCAATCGATACTGCTGCACGCGAACGATGAAGGTGAGGATGAGGACGGTACGGAGTGCCGGACGGCGGAAGAGCTACACCAGCCGCCGGGCACGGTTCCGCCTTCGCCACCGAAAAGCTCGATCGACGAGCTCAGCGTCAGTCCAAAGCATCCGGGTGGGCACGATCACTTCTCCTGGACGCCGGTTGCGATCAGCATCCCGCGCCATTCCTCCCAACCGTTGCACATCAACGAGAAGCGCTCCTTCTCCGACGCCCTTCCGGCGGGCGAATCGGGCGCCGGGGTCGAGCCACCGCATCTACCACCCACCGCCCAAACCGTGCAACTGTTCCCTTCCCGGTTGGTATCGTTTTTCGAGCGCGCGGAACGATATGCGCGACGCACGTGGGACGCACTGTTTAGTGGCAATGTTAGTGACGCTACCGTGCCCAAGATGGCGCCGCAAGATGGCGACGAGACAACGATAGCGAGCGTGGTCGATCTGTTGCTAGCATCACCGGCCCGACCGGAAGCCAACGTACCACCGGTAAGCTCGATGATCACCAGCCCCACCACCAATCCACCCTCAACGCCTGCTCCACCTACCACACCCGCCATCACCGAACCCACTGTCACGGAGATACGGATCGCACTGCCCACCTTCCGGCCACTGACACGGCAGGCGGACGGTTCGGTCGGGAGTGGCCGCCAACACTACACCCGCTTCATACCGCTCGTGTACGAGGAGAGCAAACCGGCCGAGCTGGCCGGCACGGTTGGTGCGGGAGGACGCAAGATGGCCGGCCGTGCCCGGTAG
- the LOC118504051 gene encoding integrin alpha-PS1 isoform X1, translated as MGRRTSEIAAPAGRGARSAALLLPLLLLIGGGSSFNLETRHLLDKHGLPGSYFGYSVAGHSQRVGSGTGNTTNWMLVGAPLGQNLQPGSNHSGALFRCPITLAPSDCTQVITDGHRTPTGKYLPFRDAYSKSDDIDDEDGTGDSDSLHRLEPPGKDEIKNNQWLGVTVETGGQENKIFVCAHRYIKINNPQSLAYAPSGPGSTGLYLGQGVCYVLNEDFSFGFAVEVCRGRSIEREHQQYAFCQSGTSGAVLPDGTALIGTPGAMTWKGTLFNVAIEGGFLSRDKFQYFAPHDNLHSPVPNYSYLGMSVTGGRFFGEYMAYAGGAPRAAQGNGEVVIFSNRFKKNPFEHVVSLRGEQFGSGFGSTLASADVNGDGRPDLLVGAPNYFNRTDGGAVYVYLNRGNSFVQEYDQRLTGRLESRFGTAIANCGDLNHDGLDDVAIGAPYESSGTGRVYIHFGTKDGALSPEPVQTIDPADLFTTSWRTFGSSLAGGHDLDGNSYPDLIIGSYASDRVVALFARPIINIRTYEEQQPGEPVSIDPTRLGCASDPSANVTCFTFRACSAVDDASLNDGEVMADSTLQLRSTIQAETFFNERKFSRVYFGNGPLPAAANSNQTGKGAVARTNIFRRRFRLAVSGKPVCHEVTAYLKEGTRDIQNPIQFRISYTLDEEREHARGGGRARSRMERDLPLLEPILNRTAAERTFTMPFQKDCGVDGICRSALVIRNASLVGLARGSDANQLTVGLDRTLTLALNVQNKADSAYETHLYVVHDASLTYAGSKGSSVCGAHNATVVDCSIGNPMKRNGEVQLSLRFDARSLEEYGYSNGPNGISHYVGLAVFVNTTSQDTTGSKTRTALKLHILRMAKLSISGKALPEQVFYGGGGAEVKGESAIHSLEEIGMPVEHKYQIYNDGPWRAPFVRLEIDWPLQVANNKPQGKWLLYLDALPMLDMSGIMGEGRSPCEVLPISESDGGAVVPGSAASLVNPLGLLDRSAGSSYARSTMRSDFSQMRAPRVRRDRAMVLRPQTSDGAVGMDCASQTAKCVRIVCKIHDLGPKAHALVTVTARLWNATLVSDYAGVDMVRIGSSARFTVEGLDEVTDQPALPSSLTVRTEAFPEMGPPIVAMDVPWWIIILAAIAGLLVLIAFTYILYRCGFFRRKRHTGEDPTLSGNLERRRDPAGGGAYDELNDTNGSGGGTAERKPFLGRRS; from the exons ATGGGGCGGCGTACGAGTGAAATTGCGGCACCAGCGGGAAGAGGCGCACGATCCGCTGCGCTGcttctgccgctgctgctgctgatcggtgGTGGATCTTCGTTTAACCTCGAAACGCGTCATTTGCTGGACAAACATGGGCTGCCGGGCTCGTACTTCGGTTACTCGGTCGCCGGCCACAGCCAGCGCGTCGGTTCCGGGACCGGAAATACAACCAACTG GATGCTGGTGGGCGCACCGCTCGGGCAGAATCTGCAGCCCGGTTCGAACCATTCCGGCGCCCTGTTCCGGTGCCCGATCACGCTTGCCCCGTCCGATTGTACGCAGGTCATCACCGATGGCCACCGGA CACCCACCGGAAAGTATCTTCCGTTTCGCGATGCGTACAGCAAGT CGGACGATATCGACGATGAGGATGGTACGGGTGACTCAGACAGCTTGCACCGTTTGGAACCGCCGGGAAAGGATGAGATCAAGAACAACCAATGGTTGGGCGTGACGGTGGAAACGGGCGGTCAGGAGAATAAG ATCTTCGTGTGTGCACATCGGTACATTAAGATCAACAATCCACAGTCGCTGGCGTACGCGCCGTCCGGTCCCGGCTCCACCGGGCTGTATCTCGGCCAGGGCGTCTGTTACGTGCTGAACGAGGACTTTTCGTTCGGGTTTGCGGTGGAGGTGTGCCGGGGCCGTTCGATCGAGCGCGAACATCAGCAGTATGCGTTCTGTCAGTCCGGCACGTCCGGTGCGGTGTTACCGGACGGTACCGCACTGATCGGCACGCCCGGCGCCATGACGTGGAAGGGCACACTGTTTAACGTTGCGATCGAGGGCGGATTTCTATCGCGCGACAAATTTCAGTACTTTGCACCGCACGACAACCTCCATTCGCCGGTCCCGAACTACAGCTATCTGGGGATGTCCGTGACCGGGGGCCGGTTTTTCGGCGAGTACATGGCGTACGCGGGCGGTGCACCGCGTGCCGCCCAGGGCAACGGTGAGGTGGTCATCTTTTCGAACCGCTTCAAAAAGAATCCCTTCGAGCATGTCGTGTCGCTGCGCGGCGAACAGTTTGGTTCGGGATTCGGCAGTACGCTTGCTTCGGCGGATGTGAACGGCGATGG CCGGCCGGACTTGCTTGTAGGAGCGCCGAACTATTTCAACCGCACGGACGGAGGAGCCGTCTACGTGTACCTGAACCGTGGCAACAGCTTCGTCCAGGAGTACGATCAACGGTTGACGGGTCGGCTCGAGTCCCGGTTCGGTACAGCCATCGCTAACTGTGGCGATTTGAACCACGACGGGCTGGACGATGTGGCGATCGGTGCACCGTACGAATCGTCCGGCACCGGACGCGTTTACATCCATTTCGGTACGAAGGACGGTGCACTGTCGCCGGAACCGGTGCAAACGATCGATCCGGCCGATCTGTTTACGACCAGCTGGCGCACGTTCGGTAGCTCCCTTGCCGGCGGACACGATCTGGACGGTAACTCTTACCCCGACCTGATCATCGGTTCGTACGCGAGCGACCGGGTCGTGGCACTGTTTGCCCGGCCGATCATCAACATCCGCACGTACGAGGAGCAGCAACCGGGCGAACCGGTGTCCATCGATCCGACGCGTCTCGGGTGTGCGAGTGACCCGTCCGCAAACGTTACCTG CTTCACGTTCCGTGCCTGCAGTGCCGTTGACGATGCGTCGCTGAACGATGGTGAAGTGATGGCGGATTCGACGTTGCAGCTGCGCAGCACCATCCAGGCGGAAACGTTCTTCAACGAGCGCAAATTCTCACGCGTCTACTTCGGCAACGGACCGCTGCCGGCGGCGGCAAACAGCAACCAAACGGGTAAAGGTGCCGTTGCGCGCACCAACATCTTCCGGCGACGGTTCCGGCTGGCTGTGAGCGGTAAGCCGGTGTGTCACGAGGTGACCGCCTACCTGAAGGAAGGTACGCGCGACATCCAGAATCCGATCCAGTTCCGCATCAGCTACACGCTGGACGAGGAGCGGGAGCATGCACGGGGCGGTGGACGTGCCCGAAGCCGTATGGAGCGCGATCTGCCGCTGCTGGAACCAATCCTGAATCGGACCGCCGCGGAACGGACCTTTACCATGCCGTTCCAGAAGGATTGCGGTGTGGATGGTATCTGCCGTTCGGCGCTCGTGATTCGCAATGCGAGCCTCGTTGGATTGGCCCGAGGTTCGGATGCGAACCAGCTGACGGTTGGGCTCGATCGTACGCTTACGCTTGCGCTGAACGTACAGAACAAAGCTGATTCGGCGTACGAGACGCACCTTTACGTGGTGCACGATGCTTCCCTCACGTACGCCGGGTCTAAG GGTTCGTCTGTTTGCGGCGCACACAACGCAACGGTGGTTGACTGCAGTATCGGGAACCCGATGAAGCGGAACGGAGAGGTGCAGCTGTCACTGCGGTTCGATGCCCGCTCGCTGGAGGAGTACGGCTACAGCAATGGACCGAACGGGATTTCGCATTACGTCGGGCTGGCCGTGTTCGTCAACACTACGTCGCAGGATACGACGGGCTCCAAGACACGCACCGCCCTCAAACTGCACATCCTGCGTATGGCCAAGCTAAGCATCAGTGGCAAAGCGTTACCGGAACAGGTGTTctacggtggcggtggtgcggAGGTGAAGGGTGAGAGTGCGATCCACTCGCTGGAGGAAATCGGTATGCCAGTGGAGCACAAGTATCAG ATTTATAATGACGGACCGTGGCGTGCACCATTTGTAAGGTTAGAGATTGACTGGCCACTGCAGGTGGCGAACAATAAGCCACAGGGCAAATGGCTCCTGTACCTTGACGCGCTACCAATGCTCGACATGTCCGGCATAATGGGTGAAGGCCGCAGTCCCTGTGAGGTGCTGCCGATATCGGAATCGGACGGTGGTGCTGTCGTACCGGGCAGTGCTGCCTCACTCGTAAATCCGCTCGGTCTGCTCGACCGGTCCGCCGGCTCTAGCTACGCCCGGTCGACCATGCGTTCGGATTTCTCGCAAATGCGGGCGCCACGTGTACGGCGGGACCGGGCAATGGTGTTGCGTCCGCAGACGAGTGACGGTGCGGTCGGGATGGACTGTGCCAGCCAGACGGCCAAGTGTGTGCGGATCGTGTGCAAAATTCACGACCTCGGTCCGAAAGCGCACGCCCTCGTGACGGTTACCGCCCGGCTGTGGAACGCCACGCTCGTGAGCGACTATGCGGGCGTCGACATGGTGCGGATCGGTTCGAGCGCCCGGTTTACGGTGGAGGGTTTGGACGAGGTGACGGACCAGCCCGCGCTACCCTCTAGTCTGACCGTGCGCACCGAAGCCTTCCCGGAGATGGGGCCACCGATCGTCGCGATGGATGTGCCGTGGTGGATCATCATTCTAGCGGCCATCGCCGGTTTGCTGGTGCTGATTGCCTTCACGTACATACTGTACCGGTGCGGGTTCTTCCGCCGGAAGCGCCATACCGGGGAGGATCCGACGCTCAGCGGCAATCTCGAGCGACGCCGCGATCCGGCCGGTGGCGGCGCATACGACGAGCTGAACGacaccaacggcagcgggggCGGAACGGCCGAACGGAAACCCTTCCTCGGTCGTCGCTCCTAG
- the LOC118504051 gene encoding integrin alpha-PS1 isoform X2 yields the protein MGRRTSEIAAPAGRGARSAALLLPLLLLIGGGSSFNLETRHLLDKHGLPGSYFGYSVAGHSQRVGSGTGNTTNWMLVGAPLGQNLQPGSNHSGALFRCPITLAPSDCTQVITDGHRTDDIDDEDGTGDSDSLHRLEPPGKDEIKNNQWLGVTVETGGQENKIFVCAHRYIKINNPQSLAYAPSGPGSTGLYLGQGVCYVLNEDFSFGFAVEVCRGRSIEREHQQYAFCQSGTSGAVLPDGTALIGTPGAMTWKGTLFNVAIEGGFLSRDKFQYFAPHDNLHSPVPNYSYLGMSVTGGRFFGEYMAYAGGAPRAAQGNGEVVIFSNRFKKNPFEHVVSLRGEQFGSGFGSTLASADVNGDGRPDLLVGAPNYFNRTDGGAVYVYLNRGNSFVQEYDQRLTGRLESRFGTAIANCGDLNHDGLDDVAIGAPYESSGTGRVYIHFGTKDGALSPEPVQTIDPADLFTTSWRTFGSSLAGGHDLDGNSYPDLIIGSYASDRVVALFARPIINIRTYEEQQPGEPVSIDPTRLGCASDPSANVTCFTFRACSAVDDASLNDGEVMADSTLQLRSTIQAETFFNERKFSRVYFGNGPLPAAANSNQTGKGAVARTNIFRRRFRLAVSGKPVCHEVTAYLKEGTRDIQNPIQFRISYTLDEEREHARGGGRARSRMERDLPLLEPILNRTAAERTFTMPFQKDCGVDGICRSALVIRNASLVGLARGSDANQLTVGLDRTLTLALNVQNKADSAYETHLYVVHDASLTYAGSKGSSVCGAHNATVVDCSIGNPMKRNGEVQLSLRFDARSLEEYGYSNGPNGISHYVGLAVFVNTTSQDTTGSKTRTALKLHILRMAKLSISGKALPEQVFYGGGGAEVKGESAIHSLEEIGMPVEHKYQIYNDGPWRAPFVRLEIDWPLQVANNKPQGKWLLYLDALPMLDMSGIMGEGRSPCEVLPISESDGGAVVPGSAASLVNPLGLLDRSAGSSYARSTMRSDFSQMRAPRVRRDRAMVLRPQTSDGAVGMDCASQTAKCVRIVCKIHDLGPKAHALVTVTARLWNATLVSDYAGVDMVRIGSSARFTVEGLDEVTDQPALPSSLTVRTEAFPEMGPPIVAMDVPWWIIILAAIAGLLVLIAFTYILYRCGFFRRKRHTGEDPTLSGNLERRRDPAGGGAYDELNDTNGSGGGTAERKPFLGRRS from the exons ATGGGGCGGCGTACGAGTGAAATTGCGGCACCAGCGGGAAGAGGCGCACGATCCGCTGCGCTGcttctgccgctgctgctgctgatcggtgGTGGATCTTCGTTTAACCTCGAAACGCGTCATTTGCTGGACAAACATGGGCTGCCGGGCTCGTACTTCGGTTACTCGGTCGCCGGCCACAGCCAGCGCGTCGGTTCCGGGACCGGAAATACAACCAACTG GATGCTGGTGGGCGCACCGCTCGGGCAGAATCTGCAGCCCGGTTCGAACCATTCCGGCGCCCTGTTCCGGTGCCCGATCACGCTTGCCCCGTCCGATTGTACGCAGGTCATCACCGATGGCCACCGGA CGGACGATATCGACGATGAGGATGGTACGGGTGACTCAGACAGCTTGCACCGTTTGGAACCGCCGGGAAAGGATGAGATCAAGAACAACCAATGGTTGGGCGTGACGGTGGAAACGGGCGGTCAGGAGAATAAG ATCTTCGTGTGTGCACATCGGTACATTAAGATCAACAATCCACAGTCGCTGGCGTACGCGCCGTCCGGTCCCGGCTCCACCGGGCTGTATCTCGGCCAGGGCGTCTGTTACGTGCTGAACGAGGACTTTTCGTTCGGGTTTGCGGTGGAGGTGTGCCGGGGCCGTTCGATCGAGCGCGAACATCAGCAGTATGCGTTCTGTCAGTCCGGCACGTCCGGTGCGGTGTTACCGGACGGTACCGCACTGATCGGCACGCCCGGCGCCATGACGTGGAAGGGCACACTGTTTAACGTTGCGATCGAGGGCGGATTTCTATCGCGCGACAAATTTCAGTACTTTGCACCGCACGACAACCTCCATTCGCCGGTCCCGAACTACAGCTATCTGGGGATGTCCGTGACCGGGGGCCGGTTTTTCGGCGAGTACATGGCGTACGCGGGCGGTGCACCGCGTGCCGCCCAGGGCAACGGTGAGGTGGTCATCTTTTCGAACCGCTTCAAAAAGAATCCCTTCGAGCATGTCGTGTCGCTGCGCGGCGAACAGTTTGGTTCGGGATTCGGCAGTACGCTTGCTTCGGCGGATGTGAACGGCGATGG CCGGCCGGACTTGCTTGTAGGAGCGCCGAACTATTTCAACCGCACGGACGGAGGAGCCGTCTACGTGTACCTGAACCGTGGCAACAGCTTCGTCCAGGAGTACGATCAACGGTTGACGGGTCGGCTCGAGTCCCGGTTCGGTACAGCCATCGCTAACTGTGGCGATTTGAACCACGACGGGCTGGACGATGTGGCGATCGGTGCACCGTACGAATCGTCCGGCACCGGACGCGTTTACATCCATTTCGGTACGAAGGACGGTGCACTGTCGCCGGAACCGGTGCAAACGATCGATCCGGCCGATCTGTTTACGACCAGCTGGCGCACGTTCGGTAGCTCCCTTGCCGGCGGACACGATCTGGACGGTAACTCTTACCCCGACCTGATCATCGGTTCGTACGCGAGCGACCGGGTCGTGGCACTGTTTGCCCGGCCGATCATCAACATCCGCACGTACGAGGAGCAGCAACCGGGCGAACCGGTGTCCATCGATCCGACGCGTCTCGGGTGTGCGAGTGACCCGTCCGCAAACGTTACCTG CTTCACGTTCCGTGCCTGCAGTGCCGTTGACGATGCGTCGCTGAACGATGGTGAAGTGATGGCGGATTCGACGTTGCAGCTGCGCAGCACCATCCAGGCGGAAACGTTCTTCAACGAGCGCAAATTCTCACGCGTCTACTTCGGCAACGGACCGCTGCCGGCGGCGGCAAACAGCAACCAAACGGGTAAAGGTGCCGTTGCGCGCACCAACATCTTCCGGCGACGGTTCCGGCTGGCTGTGAGCGGTAAGCCGGTGTGTCACGAGGTGACCGCCTACCTGAAGGAAGGTACGCGCGACATCCAGAATCCGATCCAGTTCCGCATCAGCTACACGCTGGACGAGGAGCGGGAGCATGCACGGGGCGGTGGACGTGCCCGAAGCCGTATGGAGCGCGATCTGCCGCTGCTGGAACCAATCCTGAATCGGACCGCCGCGGAACGGACCTTTACCATGCCGTTCCAGAAGGATTGCGGTGTGGATGGTATCTGCCGTTCGGCGCTCGTGATTCGCAATGCGAGCCTCGTTGGATTGGCCCGAGGTTCGGATGCGAACCAGCTGACGGTTGGGCTCGATCGTACGCTTACGCTTGCGCTGAACGTACAGAACAAAGCTGATTCGGCGTACGAGACGCACCTTTACGTGGTGCACGATGCTTCCCTCACGTACGCCGGGTCTAAG GGTTCGTCTGTTTGCGGCGCACACAACGCAACGGTGGTTGACTGCAGTATCGGGAACCCGATGAAGCGGAACGGAGAGGTGCAGCTGTCACTGCGGTTCGATGCCCGCTCGCTGGAGGAGTACGGCTACAGCAATGGACCGAACGGGATTTCGCATTACGTCGGGCTGGCCGTGTTCGTCAACACTACGTCGCAGGATACGACGGGCTCCAAGACACGCACCGCCCTCAAACTGCACATCCTGCGTATGGCCAAGCTAAGCATCAGTGGCAAAGCGTTACCGGAACAGGTGTTctacggtggcggtggtgcggAGGTGAAGGGTGAGAGTGCGATCCACTCGCTGGAGGAAATCGGTATGCCAGTGGAGCACAAGTATCAG ATTTATAATGACGGACCGTGGCGTGCACCATTTGTAAGGTTAGAGATTGACTGGCCACTGCAGGTGGCGAACAATAAGCCACAGGGCAAATGGCTCCTGTACCTTGACGCGCTACCAATGCTCGACATGTCCGGCATAATGGGTGAAGGCCGCAGTCCCTGTGAGGTGCTGCCGATATCGGAATCGGACGGTGGTGCTGTCGTACCGGGCAGTGCTGCCTCACTCGTAAATCCGCTCGGTCTGCTCGACCGGTCCGCCGGCTCTAGCTACGCCCGGTCGACCATGCGTTCGGATTTCTCGCAAATGCGGGCGCCACGTGTACGGCGGGACCGGGCAATGGTGTTGCGTCCGCAGACGAGTGACGGTGCGGTCGGGATGGACTGTGCCAGCCAGACGGCCAAGTGTGTGCGGATCGTGTGCAAAATTCACGACCTCGGTCCGAAAGCGCACGCCCTCGTGACGGTTACCGCCCGGCTGTGGAACGCCACGCTCGTGAGCGACTATGCGGGCGTCGACATGGTGCGGATCGGTTCGAGCGCCCGGTTTACGGTGGAGGGTTTGGACGAGGTGACGGACCAGCCCGCGCTACCCTCTAGTCTGACCGTGCGCACCGAAGCCTTCCCGGAGATGGGGCCACCGATCGTCGCGATGGATGTGCCGTGGTGGATCATCATTCTAGCGGCCATCGCCGGTTTGCTGGTGCTGATTGCCTTCACGTACATACTGTACCGGTGCGGGTTCTTCCGCCGGAAGCGCCATACCGGGGAGGATCCGACGCTCAGCGGCAATCTCGAGCGACGCCGCGATCCGGCCGGTGGCGGCGCATACGACGAGCTGAACGacaccaacggcagcgggggCGGAACGGCCGAACGGAAACCCTTCCTCGGTCGTCGCTCCTAG
- the LOC118504168 gene encoding proteasome activator complex subunit 3 — protein MSESTSTATTSAASSAEDNARKVQQYKDNLISRAETLIVKEFPERIVRLNALLETPQFSERSFTDVYQELNIPVPEPIVLDVEGHAKRPRLNSTAPTSPIDGNGTKVHALPSGHVECNKPIGELVCIVKPIIRALVEDSNLLKMWISFMIPKIEDGNNFGVSIQEDTLAEIQSVETEAAAFFDQISRYFLSRAKVVSKVAKYPHIDDYRRAVAELDEKEFLSLWLVLSEIRNRYCSLHDIVIKNMEKLKKPRSSNADSLY, from the exons ATGAGCGAAAGCACATCAACCGCAACTACCTCCGCTGCTAGCAGTGCCGAGGATAATGCACGCAAGGTACAACAGTACAAAGATAACCTCATCAGCCGTGCCGAAACACTTATTGTCAAAGAGTTTCCCGAGCGTATCGTGCGTTTGAATGCCCTGCTCGAGACTCCTCAATTTTCCGAGCGGAGTTTCACGGATGTTTATCAG GAGCTGAACATTCCAGTCCCGGAACCGATAGTATTGGACGTGGAGGGTCACGCGAAGCGTCCCCGGCTCAACTCCACCGCGCCCACCTCACCGATCGATGGTAACGGCACGAAGGTGCACGCCCTACCATCCGGTCACGTCGAATGTAACAAACCGATCGGTGAGCTAGTTTGCATCGTCAAGCCCATAATCCGTGCCCTGGTGGAGGACTCCAATCTGCTGAAGATGTGGATCTCCTTCATGATACCGAAGATCGAGGACGGCAACAACTTTGGCGTATCGATCCAGGAGGATACGCTGGCCGAGATACAGTCGGTCGAAACGGAGGCTGCCGCATTCTTCGACCAGATTTCGCGATACTTTTTGTCGCGCGCCAAAGTCGTGTCGAAGGTGGCCAAATACCCACACATCGACGACTATCGGCGAGCGGTGGCCGAGCTGGACGAGAAAGAGTTTCTCAGCCTATGGTTGGTATTGAGCGAGATCCGGAATCGATACTGCTCGCTGCACGATATCGTTATCAAGAATATGGAGAAACTGAAAAAGCCTCGCTCGTCCAACGCGGATAGCTTGTACTAA